From a region of the Enterobacter cancerogenus genome:
- a CDS encoding ABC transporter permease, with protein MIEIIQEYWKALLWTDGYRFTGVAITLWLLISSVVMGGILAIFLAIGRVSNNKYIRFPIWLFTYVFRGTPLYVQLLVFYSGMYTLEIVKGTEMLNAFFRSGLNCTVLALTLNTCAYTTEIFAGAIRSVPYGEIEAARAYGFSSVKLYRCIILPSALRIALPAYSNEVILMLHSTALAFTATVPDLLKIARDINSATYQPFTAFGIAAVLYLIISYVLISLFRKAEKRWLQHIKPSSTH; from the coding sequence GTGATTGAGATTATTCAGGAATACTGGAAAGCGCTGCTGTGGACAGATGGCTACCGTTTTACCGGCGTGGCGATTACGCTGTGGCTGCTGATCTCCTCGGTGGTGATGGGCGGCATTCTGGCCATTTTTCTCGCCATTGGCCGCGTGTCGAACAATAAATACATCCGCTTCCCGATCTGGCTGTTCACCTACGTGTTCCGCGGTACGCCGCTGTATGTGCAGCTGCTGGTGTTCTATTCAGGCATGTATACGCTGGAGATAGTGAAAGGCACCGAGATGCTTAACGCCTTCTTTCGCAGCGGTTTGAACTGTACGGTGCTGGCGTTAACGCTGAATACCTGCGCTTACACCACCGAGATCTTCGCTGGCGCCATTCGCTCCGTACCCTACGGTGAAATTGAGGCGGCGCGCGCGTACGGCTTTTCGTCGGTTAAGCTTTACCGCTGCATCATTCTGCCGTCGGCGCTGCGCATTGCGCTGCCTGCCTACAGCAACGAAGTGATTTTGATGCTGCACTCAACCGCGCTGGCCTTCACCGCAACGGTCCCGGACCTGCTGAAGATTGCCCGTGATATTAACTCCGCGACCTATCAGCCCTTTACCGCCTTCGGGATTGCAGCGGTGCTCTATTTAATTATTTCATACGTCCTGATTAGCCTGTTCCGCAAGGCGGAAAAACGCTGGCTGCA